One part of the Sulfolobus tengchongensis genome encodes these proteins:
- a CDS encoding S53 family peptidase has translation MAWSVILAISLILSGLGLPLTMNATHYQPISTLPSNYYLTVSIVLPPSNLTLLQQYVQEHVILNESEVEKLFIPNVEISKLLSELRHMNITATNYMNVILASGTVSQLEKALNGKFYVYNFDGKKFYEFSGSPTISNAIVIGTNITSLFLSKPTTLYNITQAVAYNALQPNQLLNAYNISWLYKYNITGKGTTIGILDFYGDPYIQQQLLEFDKENNISNPPFLKIVPIGAYNPNDGILSGWAMEISLDVEYAHIVAPDAGIVLYVANPNIPLPAIIAFIDQQNEVNVLSQSFGIPELYVELGLIPLSYVNSLMYEYWLGEVEGITFVAASGDAGGNGYNYYLTPQGSMIFPASIPYVLAVGGSSVYISGNNTIETAWSGESVLGASTGGYSSLFPAPWYQGISGFRVVPDVVADANPYTGVFILYYYNQTYLVGGTSLAAPIVAGIIDLMTQHYGKLGFINPFLYELKNTSALTPIKFGYNTPYYVNSSEGLNPVTGLGSINAGYLYMLLPKVINSPRISVAVSNTTYLDGQTVKVIANISGVVASNVIGIVYNGSSIVQQFPLKFNGTYWVGEFTAEGSGIQEVIVKAGNLEGSGYVTIGYQAQFIFPPVALFPEPESIPIVVQLIYPNGSLVKNPPSNLTATIYKYNLVSNKAIPVSNVQLQRGAVINLSILGIQIQLGYLTGVYQLPTNTVSGVYVIKLAGVFGFDEFVAGIYILDAVYPPIFTNPLVVAPGENVTILAEALALGSPNVTVSFYNISGDEVYSIPVNGIDYQNTLIYITQISLPPLRPGYYYVVARAVYNASNYTAEGIGLTQIYVAPYSLNVKVKIMPNSSLVYQNQKIYIIANITYPNGTEVKYGSFSAIVVPSYLSSEFDNLQLQYSVPLDYSNGSWIGSLQIPSGSSSNSLGYSTYGISGYWYVYVEGISAEGIPTVFPASLNVNSLTINPLLPSNEFVVLPYVYVNVFNGSIAFNEFINEAIIVGHNATFINSIVGNLIVKNATVTLIDSKALNVNLSNASIISLNSTTASTNNIRYITVISHGELTHLRSGLNDNLLLIIGVILDILTAIFVVFMRVKKKQT, from the coding sequence ATGGCATGGAGTGTAATTTTGGCGATATCCTTAATCTTAAGTGGGTTAGGATTACCACTAACCATGAATGCTACACATTATCAACCTATATCTACATTACCCTCAAATTATTACTTAACTGTCTCAATAGTCCTGCCTCCGAGTAATTTAACTTTATTACAACAATATGTTCAAGAACATGTAATATTGAATGAAAGTGAAGTAGAAAAACTCTTCATTCCTAATGTGGAAATATCTAAATTACTATCAGAGTTAAGGCACATGAACATAACCGCAACAAACTACATGAATGTTATATTAGCAAGTGGAACAGTCTCCCAATTAGAGAAAGCATTAAATGGAAAGTTTTATGTATATAACTTTGATGGAAAGAAATTCTATGAGTTCTCTGGATCCCCAACAATATCAAATGCTATTGTAATAGGTACTAATATTACCTCATTGTTCTTGAGTAAACCCACCACACTATATAATATCACGCAAGCAGTAGCCTATAACGCTTTACAACCTAACCAATTACTGAACGCCTACAATATAAGTTGGTTATATAAATATAATATAACTGGAAAAGGTACAACAATAGGTATACTGGACTTTTACGGAGATCCTTATATTCAACAGCAATTGTTAGAATTTGATAAAGAGAATAACATATCTAATCCTCCATTCTTGAAGATAGTTCCAATAGGTGCATATAATCCAAACGATGGTATATTATCGGGTTGGGCTATGGAGATTTCATTAGATGTTGAATATGCTCATATCGTTGCTCCAGATGCAGGGATCGTCTTATATGTAGCTAATCCCAACATTCCTCTTCCAGCGATAATAGCTTTTATAGATCAACAAAACGAGGTTAATGTATTATCACAGAGTTTTGGAATTCCCGAACTTTACGTAGAATTGGGTTTGATTCCACTTTCCTATGTCAACTCTTTAATGTATGAGTACTGGTTAGGTGAAGTAGAAGGAATAACTTTTGTAGCAGCTTCAGGTGATGCAGGAGGAAACGGCTACAATTACTATTTAACGCCTCAAGGTTCCATGATATTTCCAGCTTCTATACCTTATGTTTTAGCAGTTGGAGGCTCTTCTGTGTATATTTCAGGAAATAATACTATTGAAACTGCATGGAGTGGAGAAAGTGTTCTTGGAGCATCTACTGGTGGTTATAGTTCATTATTCCCAGCACCTTGGTATCAAGGCATAAGCGGTTTCAGAGTAGTACCTGATGTAGTTGCTGATGCTAATCCCTATACCGGAGTCTTCATTCTATATTACTATAATCAAACTTATCTTGTAGGAGGAACTTCATTAGCAGCACCTATAGTCGCTGGTATAATAGATTTAATGACCCAACATTACGGTAAACTTGGATTTATAAATCCATTTCTTTATGAATTAAAGAATACGAGTGCATTAACACCTATAAAATTTGGGTACAATACACCTTATTATGTTAATTCTTCAGAAGGTCTAAATCCCGTAACAGGTCTAGGGTCTATTAATGCTGGATATTTATACATGTTATTACCTAAAGTGATAAACTCTCCTAGAATTTCTGTTGCAGTGAGTAATACGACATACTTAGATGGTCAGACAGTGAAGGTAATTGCAAACATAAGCGGTGTTGTTGCTTCGAACGTTATTGGTATTGTCTATAATGGAAGTTCTATAGTTCAACAGTTTCCATTAAAATTCAATGGAACTTATTGGGTTGGTGAATTTACTGCAGAGGGTAGTGGTATTCAAGAAGTTATAGTAAAGGCAGGTAATTTAGAGGGTTCAGGTTATGTTACAATAGGTTATCAGGCTCAATTCATATTTCCACCTGTAGCGTTATTTCCAGAACCTGAGTCAATTCCTATAGTAGTACAATTGATTTATCCAAATGGTTCATTAGTTAAGAATCCTCCAAGTAATCTAACAGCTACAATATACAAGTACAATTTAGTAAGCAATAAGGCGATCCCAGTATCAAATGTCCAATTGCAGAGAGGTGCGGTTATAAATCTGTCTATCTTGGGTATTCAAATTCAGCTAGGATATCTCACTGGGGTTTATCAACTTCCAACCAACACTGTAAGTGGAGTTTATGTCATCAAACTAGCTGGTGTTTTCGGATTTGATGAATTTGTTGCAGGAATATATATACTCGATGCAGTATACCCTCCGATATTCACTAATCCTCTTGTAGTAGCTCCAGGTGAAAATGTGACAATTCTTGCAGAAGCTTTAGCGTTAGGTTCTCCTAATGTTACCGTGAGTTTCTACAACATTTCTGGGGACGAAGTATATTCGATACCAGTAAATGGTATTGATTACCAAAATACTTTAATATATATAACGCAGATAAGCTTACCTCCATTAAGACCAGGCTATTACTATGTGGTAGCTAGGGCCGTATATAATGCTTCTAATTATACTGCAGAAGGCATTGGTCTAACTCAAATTTACGTCGCTCCTTATTCCCTTAACGTTAAAGTTAAAATTATGCCTAATAGTAGTCTAGTCTATCAAAATCAGAAAATCTATATTATAGCTAACATTACCTATCCTAATGGTACTGAGGTTAAATATGGCTCATTCTCAGCAATAGTAGTTCCTTCTTACCTTTCCAGTGAATTCGATAATTTACAATTACAATACAGTGTGCCTCTAGATTACTCGAATGGTAGCTGGATAGGATCATTACAGATTCCTAGTGGGTCTTCATCTAACTCATTAGGGTACTCCACTTATGGAATATCTGGCTATTGGTATGTGTATGTGGAAGGCATATCGGCGGAAGGTATACCAACAGTCTTCCCTGCGTCTCTTAACGTAAACTCTCTAACCATAAATCCATTATTGCCTTCTAATGAGTTCGTCGTCTTGCCTTATGTGTATGTAAATGTGTTTAACGGATCAATTGCATTTAATGAGTTCATTAATGAGGCTATAATAGTTGGTCACAATGCAACTTTTATAAATAGTATAGTAGGCAACTTAATAGTCAAAAATGCTACAGTTACGCTGATAGATTCTAAAGCATTAAATGTAAATTTAAGCAACGCCAGTATAATAAGTCTAAATAGTACTACAGCTAGTACTAATAATATACGTTATATTACAGTGATATCCCATGGTGAACTAACTCATTTGAGATCTGGTTTAAACGATAATTTACTCCTTATAATAGGAGTTATTCTAGACATTCTGACAGCGATATTTGTTGTATTCATGAGAGTTAAGAAGAAACAAACATAG
- the asd gene encoding aspartate-semialdehyde dehydrogenase — translation MRRILKAAILGSTGLVGIEYVRMLSNHPYIKVSYLAGRGSIGKPYGEVVRWQTIGQIPKDIANMEVKPTDPKLMDDVDIVFSPLPQGAAGPVEEEFAKHGFPVISNSPDHRFDADVPLLIPEINPHTIALIDEQKRKRDWKGFILTTPLCAAQGAAIPLAPIYMNFKMDGAFITTVQSLSGAGYPGIPSLDIVDNVLPLGDNYDNKLVKEVSRILNETKRTIDQDNISLGATTHRVATIHGHYAVIYVTFKEDISIEKIRESLDSFSGEPQKLNLPTAPEKPILLTNQDTRPQVYFDRWAGEPPGMSVVVGRLTQINRRTIRLVSVIHNTVRGAAGGGILAAELLVEKGYISKR, via the coding sequence ATGAGAAGGATCCTTAAAGCAGCAATATTAGGATCCACTGGCTTAGTAGGAATAGAATATGTTAGGATGTTATCGAATCATCCTTACATTAAAGTTTCATATTTAGCAGGGAGAGGTTCTATAGGGAAGCCTTATGGAGAGGTAGTAAGATGGCAAACTATAGGCCAAATTCCAAAAGATATAGCAAACATGGAAGTGAAACCTACTGATCCAAAATTAATGGATGATGTAGATATTGTTTTCTCTCCCTTACCTCAAGGTGCTGCTGGCCCAGTAGAGGAAGAATTCGCTAAACATGGATTCCCAGTAATAAGTAATTCTCCAGATCACAGGTTTGATGCAGACGTGCCATTACTGATACCAGAAATAAATCCACATACCATAGCCCTAATTGATGAGCAAAAAAGAAAACGTGATTGGAAGGGGTTCATACTCACTACGCCACTTTGTGCTGCTCAAGGTGCTGCAATACCTTTAGCACCTATATATATGAACTTCAAAATGGATGGAGCATTTATAACTACTGTACAGTCGCTTTCTGGTGCAGGATATCCCGGAATACCCTCACTAGATATAGTAGACAACGTATTGCCTTTAGGTGATAATTACGATAATAAGCTCGTGAAGGAAGTTAGTAGAATCTTAAATGAAACTAAAAGGACTATTGATCAGGATAACATATCCCTAGGCGCAACAACTCATAGAGTTGCTACTATTCATGGCCATTACGCAGTAATTTACGTTACATTTAAAGAAGATATTAGCATAGAAAAAATTAGGGAAAGCTTAGATAGCTTTAGCGGAGAGCCCCAAAAATTAAACTTGCCTACTGCTCCCGAAAAACCTATACTTTTAACCAATCAAGATACAAGACCTCAAGTTTATTTCGATAGGTGGGCTGGAGAGCCACCTGGAATGAGCGTAGTAGTAGGGAGGCTAACTCAAATTAATAGGAGAACTATAAGGTTAGTCTCAGTAATCCACAACACTGTGAGAGGAGCTGCGGGAGGAGGAATATTAGCTGCTGAGTTGTTGGTAGAGAAAGGATATATAAGTAAAAGGTAA
- a CDS encoding radical SAM protein, translating into MIKLVSINEPVPLIGHIAFGIIDRGTNLLQIRPFSNCPMSCKFCSVDAGPKSRHRRVEFIVDAEHLLNWSNYVISRKIHKVGILIDGVGEPILHPDIHKIISGLKENEKVFEVAIETHGLPLTRSLINKLANSGLDRINLSIDSLDEEKARQLAGHNGYSVKRVVEMAIYAKQNGIDVLLTPVWLPGVNDKDMIEIIKLAKENGFRLGIQKYVRHQKGRKLPNINEPSWKEFYKFLDNLEKVTDVKLKLSPSDFMVVQDVRLGPIMDVGEKVVGRVFSEGWMYNEVLVIAKNRVVTVTGVDDLPEGIEVKIKITRNKDEIYLAKMA; encoded by the coding sequence GTGATAAAATTAGTAAGTATTAATGAGCCAGTACCATTGATTGGGCATATAGCATTTGGAATTATTGATAGGGGTACAAATTTACTTCAAATTAGGCCATTTAGCAATTGTCCAATGAGCTGTAAATTTTGTTCCGTGGATGCTGGGCCTAAATCCCGACATAGGAGGGTTGAATTCATTGTGGATGCGGAGCATTTGCTTAATTGGTCTAATTACGTTATAAGCAGGAAGATCCATAAGGTTGGTATATTAATTGACGGAGTAGGAGAGCCCATACTGCATCCAGATATACATAAAATAATTAGCGGGTTGAAAGAGAACGAAAAAGTTTTTGAAGTCGCAATAGAAACCCATGGACTTCCGTTAACCAGAAGTCTGATAAATAAACTAGCTAATTCTGGCTTAGATAGAATAAATTTGTCTATCGATTCATTAGATGAAGAAAAGGCTAGGCAATTAGCTGGGCATAATGGTTATAGTGTTAAGAGGGTAGTTGAAATGGCAATTTACGCTAAGCAGAATGGTATAGACGTTTTGCTAACACCAGTTTGGTTACCTGGAGTGAACGATAAGGATATGATAGAAATAATAAAGTTGGCTAAAGAAAATGGCTTTAGATTAGGTATCCAAAAGTATGTTAGACATCAAAAGGGTAGGAAGTTGCCCAACATTAATGAACCAAGTTGGAAAGAATTTTATAAGTTTTTAGATAATTTAGAGAAGGTCACTGATGTAAAACTGAAACTATCCCCTAGTGATTTCATGGTTGTTCAAGATGTAAGATTGGGCCCAATAATGGATGTTGGGGAAAAAGTTGTTGGAAGAGTCTTTAGTGAGGGTTGGATGTATAACGAGGTTTTAGTTATAGCTAAAAATAGAGTAGTTACAGTGACTGGTGTGGATGATTTGCCGGAAGGTATAGAAGTAAAGATTAAAATTACTAGGAATAAGGATGAAATTTATTTAGCTAAGATGGCGTAG
- a CDS encoding class I SAM-dependent methyltransferase produces the protein MSDEWIKVFESDFYVREMIKVWDEGEKWASWIDEVVNKFKLGKKILDVPCGVGRVAYFLAKRGYDVTGIDISERMIAMAKSNIQNGKFVVGDMRRLNEIVGNEKYDLVINIYNSLGYYTEEDDLKVLESLRNVTKKIVVINLDNRDYIIYNRPNEYYTFIPPYLVYSKVEFEQETSRLKIHRKYYMDNKEVGEISYAQRLYSIHEILALLKKAGLTPIEILSGYSWKKFSIMDPEMTIIATPS, from the coding sequence ATGAGTGATGAGTGGATCAAAGTCTTTGAATCAGATTTTTACGTTCGTGAGATGATAAAGGTTTGGGACGAAGGAGAGAAGTGGGCTAGTTGGATTGATGAAGTTGTAAATAAATTTAAATTGGGTAAAAAAATCCTTGATGTACCTTGTGGAGTTGGTAGGGTAGCTTACTTTTTGGCAAAAAGAGGGTATGATGTAACTGGTATAGATATTTCCGAAAGAATGATAGCTATGGCTAAGTCTAATATTCAAAATGGGAAATTTGTAGTAGGTGATATGAGAAGATTAAATGAAATCGTAGGTAATGAAAAGTATGATCTTGTTATTAATATTTATAATAGCTTAGGATATTATACTGAGGAAGATGATCTAAAAGTTCTTGAATCCTTAAGAAATGTAACTAAAAAGATTGTAGTTATTAACCTGGATAATAGAGACTATATAATATATAATAGACCTAATGAATATTACACATTCATTCCACCATATCTGGTATATTCAAAAGTGGAATTTGAACAAGAAACTTCCAGGTTAAAAATACATAGAAAATATTATATGGATAATAAGGAGGTGGGAGAAATAAGTTATGCACAAAGACTTTACAGTATCCATGAAATTCTTGCTCTACTTAAAAAAGCAGGGCTGACACCAATAGAAATACTTTCTGGGTATTCTTGGAAGAAGTTCAGCATAATGGATCCAGAAATGACAATAATCGCTACGCCATCTTAG
- a CDS encoding lysine exporter LysO family protein → MNNEAIFFITLYLVFLAFGKVKYIKGVERITDVVVVMLILTISYWAGEEITINEVLTIIFTSLALSILSILITYFSGITIDFYNRKILIKKGENMKIRYEGADKGGIVKYMAPFVIGWILGLFIHISTVNLLVNLVNYELYALASILGYIMGKDLNLKILLNSGKDSLLSILITILGDILLAVIIFALRITNFSVALVIALASGWYSYVGPLVAVSTNPYLGTLAFLINFLREQFTYILVPLLLRLKFEPRSAIAVGGATAMDTTLPLYVETLGKEYALSAMVTGVLLTLVIPIILPLII, encoded by the coding sequence GTGAATAACGAGGCAATATTTTTTATAACATTATATTTAGTATTTTTAGCGTTTGGTAAGGTAAAATATATAAAAGGAGTTGAAAGGATAACGGATGTTGTAGTGGTGATGTTAATACTAACAATTTCCTACTGGGCTGGAGAAGAGATTACAATTAATGAAGTACTAACTATAATTTTTACATCGTTAGCCCTCTCCATATTATCAATACTCATAACATACTTTTCTGGAATTACCATAGATTTCTATAATAGAAAAATCTTGATAAAAAAGGGTGAAAACATGAAAATAAGGTATGAAGGTGCTGATAAAGGAGGAATAGTAAAGTATATGGCGCCTTTCGTGATAGGTTGGATATTAGGCCTATTTATTCACATTAGCACCGTAAACCTATTAGTGAACCTTGTAAATTATGAGTTATATGCGTTAGCTTCAATACTAGGGTATATCATGGGTAAAGATCTTAATTTGAAAATACTCCTAAATAGCGGTAAAGATTCCCTACTCTCCATTTTGATTACAATTTTAGGTGACATTTTGTTAGCAGTTATAATATTCGCATTGCGCATAACTAATTTCAGTGTAGCATTAGTTATTGCATTAGCTAGTGGATGGTATAGTTATGTAGGGCCATTAGTAGCAGTTTCAACTAATCCGTATTTAGGTACTCTTGCATTCCTAATAAATTTCCTAAGAGAACAATTCACATATATTTTAGTTCCTTTATTACTTAGGTTAAAATTTGAACCCAGATCAGCAATAGCTGTGGGAGGTGCTACAGCAATGGATACAACATTACCACTATACGTAGAAACTTTAGGAAAAGAGTATGCTCTGTCTGCAATGGTTACTGGGGTATTACTCACGCTGGTAATACCAATAATTTTACCTCTAATTATCTAA
- a CDS encoding winged helix-turn-helix domain-containing protein codes for MLLRLDEVFQNKGWNTRKKILDELRKKPQTAYELSRKLGLNYSTVKYHIEILEKFGLVTIYKKDTKYIYVVTKNYEILEKYIEEEARSR; via the coding sequence ATGCTACTAAGATTAGATGAAGTCTTCCAAAATAAAGGATGGAATACAAGAAAGAAGATTTTAGATGAATTGAGAAAAAAACCGCAAACTGCATACGAATTATCAAGAAAGCTGGGATTAAATTATTCTACTGTAAAATATCATATAGAAATTTTAGAGAAATTTGGGTTAGTTACTATATATAAGAAAGATACAAAATATATATATGTTGTGACGAAAAATTATGAAATCCTTGAAAAATATATAGAGGAGGAAGCTAGAAGTAGATAA
- a CDS encoding nitrilase-related carbon-nitrogen hydrolase, which translates to MGLKVELAQIRSHPGDVQRNYEKHLKIIESSSADCVIFPELSLTGYIIKDLTYDIYKDAEKAVEKIAEKTKKCAIFGTIKEVRKGILRNSLAVVINGNLNYVYKFYLPTYGLFEERRYFQRGDPIKDLKIFEYNGVKFGAVICEDAWHPEPIEALSLMGADVVFIPSASPMRKLSDRLLIEDNWDALLKAHSLMNTVWTVFVNVVGSQEEEYFWGGSRVVSPLGEVKLKLKLFYEDKGMVEITENELLRSRFFSSYRDHIREFHSILDKL; encoded by the coding sequence ATGGGCTTAAAAGTAGAATTAGCACAGATCAGATCTCATCCCGGAGACGTACAGAGAAATTACGAAAAACACCTAAAAATAATAGAGAGTAGTAGCGCTGACTGTGTAATCTTTCCAGAACTCTCATTAACTGGATACATAATAAAGGACTTAACGTATGATATATACAAAGATGCGGAGAAGGCTGTTGAGAAAATCGCTGAAAAGACAAAAAAATGTGCAATATTTGGAACCATAAAGGAAGTAAGAAAGGGAATTCTTAGAAACTCTCTAGCAGTTGTCATTAATGGAAATCTTAATTACGTATACAAATTCTATCTTCCCACGTATGGTCTATTTGAGGAAAGAAGATACTTTCAAAGAGGAGATCCAATAAAGGATCTAAAAATCTTCGAGTATAATGGGGTAAAGTTTGGGGCAGTAATCTGTGAAGACGCGTGGCATCCAGAGCCAATAGAAGCGTTATCATTAATGGGGGCTGATGTTGTCTTCATACCCTCTGCATCACCTATGCGAAAATTAAGTGATAGACTCCTAATAGAGGATAATTGGGATGCTTTATTAAAGGCACACTCACTAATGAACACTGTATGGACTGTTTTCGTAAACGTAGTAGGGAGTCAAGAAGAGGAATACTTCTGGGGAGGATCTAGAGTGGTTTCTCCATTAGGTGAAGTAAAACTGAAATTAAAGTTATTCTATGAAGATAAAGGAATGGTTGAAATTACAGAAAATGAATTACTTAGATCTAGATTCTTCAGCAGTTACAGAGATCATATTAGGGAGTTTCATTCAATTCTCGATAAGCTATAA
- a CDS encoding NAD+ synthase has protein sequence MPEYIKKSLTVDCDTITSYIVERIKEYLEFSNKKGGVVGVSGGIDSAVTATLLAKATSNFFILLMPSSSTPKIDLDDSFEIVKLLNAQDKYKLINIDDIVKLFANKIETDNKYIIGNIKARTRMIILYAYAQMLDYLVVGTGDKSELLLGYFTKYGDGGVDILPIGDLYKTQVRMLGKCLGLPDRIVTKPSSPALWEGQTAEGELGIDYETIDSILYLRFDEMREENEVAQILGIPIDVVKKVDRLVKNSQHKRLPPEIFRLSGRAINSDWRFPRRWA, from the coding sequence ATGCCAGAATATATCAAAAAATCATTAACTGTAGACTGCGATACAATTACTAGCTACATTGTAGAGAGAATAAAGGAATATTTAGAATTTAGCAACAAAAAAGGAGGAGTAGTAGGAGTAAGTGGAGGAATAGATTCAGCAGTTACTGCAACCTTATTGGCTAAAGCTACAAGTAATTTCTTCATATTATTAATGCCCTCATCTTCAACACCAAAGATTGATTTGGACGATTCATTTGAAATTGTGAAGTTATTAAACGCACAAGATAAGTATAAATTAATTAATATAGATGATATTGTGAAGTTATTTGCAAATAAAATAGAGACTGACAATAAATACATTATAGGTAATATAAAAGCTAGGACTAGAATGATAATTCTGTACGCTTATGCTCAGATGTTAGACTATTTAGTAGTTGGCACTGGAGATAAAAGTGAATTGTTGCTAGGTTATTTCACTAAATATGGAGATGGAGGAGTAGACATCTTACCCATAGGTGATTTATATAAGACACAAGTTAGAATGCTAGGAAAATGTTTAGGATTACCGGACAGAATAGTCACCAAACCAAGCTCTCCAGCCTTATGGGAAGGACAGACAGCCGAGGGAGAATTAGGAATAGACTATGAGACAATTGACTCTATTTTATACTTAAGATTTGATGAAATGAGGGAAGAAAATGAAGTGGCGCAAATTCTAGGTATTCCAATAGATGTTGTTAAGAAAGTTGATAGACTTGTAAAAAATTCCCAACATAAAAGATTACCTCCAGAGATATTCAGATTAAGCGGAAGAGCAATAAACTCAGATTGGAGGTTCCCAAGAAGATGGGCTTAA
- a CDS encoding NTPase, with protein MQISNKVQENLSIKSRLRVFITGNPGVGKTTILLFLVKELTNRSYKVAGFYCPEVREQGRRVGFQIVDISTNERDWLAKENEPGRIKIGKYTLLEENAKRIANITLSSISKADVLAIDEIGPMELKIRSVRDLIEIMLNSEKPLISVVHRSQKLLEGKTYTVTVENRDLIKYEILDYIVHNIGK; from the coding sequence TTGCAGATCAGTAACAAGGTACAGGAAAATTTGAGCATAAAGAGCCGTCTAAGAGTTTTCATAACTGGCAATCCTGGAGTTGGAAAAACTACGATATTACTCTTTCTAGTTAAAGAATTGACTAATAGGAGTTATAAGGTGGCTGGCTTCTATTGCCCAGAAGTTAGAGAACAAGGAAGAAGAGTAGGATTTCAAATAGTTGACATATCCACAAATGAGAGAGATTGGTTAGCTAAAGAAAATGAACCAGGAAGGATAAAGATTGGTAAATATACATTATTGGAAGAGAACGCTAAAAGAATAGCTAATATAACACTATCTAGCATTAGCAAGGCCGATGTATTAGCCATAGATGAAATAGGGCCAATGGAACTAAAGATACGCTCTGTTAGGGATCTGATTGAAATCATGTTAAACAGCGAGAAACCATTGATAAGTGTAGTACATAGAAGCCAAAAGCTTCTTGAAGGAAAGACTTACACAGTTACAGTAGAAAATAGGGATTTAATCAAATACGAGATATTAGATTATATAGTACATAATATTGGAAAATAA
- a CDS encoding chlorite dismutase family protein, whose translation MSQNNLAYFYISSIKISNNWWTIGKEERRNIINELESVESQFKDSLISLKRYISLRYDSDIIYWVSSSDTSKLVDFKYTLLSTLKNFGYETLSLFSIYKPSPYTRGNFDIKKVLSLEPLKYFVAYPMKKDVNWYLLSFVDREKIMKEHIEIARTHPKNKGIRSYTTYSFGVGDYEFVVVYEIPEIENWVEVVESLREAKARKWITKEEPILVGELRGLEVFLM comes from the coding sequence ATGAGTCAGAATAATCTAGCTTACTTTTACATTTCATCAATAAAAATTTCAAACAATTGGTGGACTATTGGAAAAGAGGAGAGAAGAAATATAATCAATGAACTAGAATCTGTGGAGTCACAATTCAAGGATTCTCTAATATCATTAAAACGATATATCTCTCTGAGATATGATAGTGATATCATATATTGGGTAAGTTCTTCTGATACGTCAAAATTAGTAGATTTTAAGTATACCTTACTGTCTACGCTTAAAAATTTCGGTTATGAAACATTATCCTTGTTTTCGATATATAAGCCGTCTCCTTATACTAGAGGTAATTTTGACATCAAGAAGGTTCTTTCCTTAGAACCGCTAAAGTACTTTGTAGCATATCCCATGAAAAAGGACGTTAATTGGTATCTCTTATCATTTGTTGACAGAGAAAAAATCATGAAAGAACATATAGAAATAGCTAGAACTCATCCCAAGAATAAAGGAATAAGGTCATATACCACTTACTCCTTTGGGGTGGGAGATTACGAATTCGTAGTTGTTTATGAAATACCAGAAATAGAGAATTGGGTTGAAGTGGTAGAATCTCTTAGAGAAGCTAAGGCTAGGAAATGGATCACTAAAGAAGAACCCATATTAGTAGGTGAACTTAGAGGTCTAGAAGTGTTTTTAATGTGA
- a CDS encoding NUDIX hydrolase yields the protein MKIFSGKKFEVYLEKVKLPNGYERELEYVKHRGSVVIIPRVDNNTIILIKQFRPVIGKWIYELPAGTVEEGEDPLTTARRELLEEVGFEARRITELIGFYASPGITTEYMRLYLAEELKYVGAKPEPYEIIEPFKVNISEAINMIKEKKIEDAKTIIGILTLKTLLDL from the coding sequence ATGAAAATATTTAGTGGTAAAAAATTTGAAGTCTACTTAGAAAAGGTAAAGTTACCTAACGGTTATGAAAGAGAATTAGAATACGTAAAACATAGAGGTTCAGTGGTCATAATACCTAGAGTGGACAATAATACAATAATATTGATAAAACAATTTAGACCAGTTATAGGTAAATGGATCTACGAACTACCCGCGGGTACGGTGGAAGAAGGAGAGGATCCTTTAACCACAGCAAGAAGAGAGCTATTAGAAGAAGTGGGGTTTGAAGCGAGAAGAATTACAGAGTTAATAGGATTTTACGCATCGCCTGGTATTACAACAGAATACATGAGGCTATACCTAGCTGAGGAATTGAAATACGTTGGAGCAAAACCGGAACCCTACGAAATAATAGAACCTTTTAAAGTAAATATAAGCGAAGCTATAAACATGATAAAGGAAAAGAAGATTGAAGACGCTAAGACAATTATAGGTATACTCACATTAAAAACACTTCTAGACCTCTAA